One window of Carassius auratus strain Wakin chromosome 17, ASM336829v1, whole genome shotgun sequence genomic DNA carries:
- the ppp1r3ca gene encoding protein phosphatase 1 regulatory subunit 3C-B → MPGPVMPVDVAMQLYITHSPPLHSFLSSYEDYRTRNLVNTCYKPLRPCLSSRAHLEPPFLDWQTPKSKTKKKVVFADSKGMSLTVVHVFSIFENREPVTSKLQYDLEDLEDVRGTLHINSVQSRILDFPQPAADYLDFRSRLLKNLVCLESCTLQERALTGTIKVCNLAYEKLVHVRITFDTWKSFQDVECTFMNNVYGCQDTDIFSFGIELPGYVPPQNKVEFCISYRTGEQTYWDNNDGRNYGLVSTSWQQNNTWNSTNQGRKPNESRKLGKKTQDKEVFKCKSPLQSNVIFPNWQSWGHIATSGPYW, encoded by the coding sequence ATGCCGGGTCCAGTTATGCCCGTGGATGTGGCTATGCAGCTGTACATCACCCATTCTCCCCCACTGCACAGCTTCCTGAGCTCTTATGAAGACTACAGGACACGCAACCTGGTCAACACCTGCTACAAACCCCTGCGGCCCTGCTTGAGCTCCAGAGCCCACCTGGAGCCTCCTTTTCTTGATTGGCAGACCCCAAAATCCAAGACCAAAAAGAAGGTTGTGTTTGCCGACTCAAAGGGTATGTCATTAACCGTGGTTCATGTCTTCTCAATTTTCGAAAACAGAGAACCTGTTACATCCAAACTGCAGTATGACCTGGAAGACCTAGAGGACGTCAGAGGAACTCTCCATATAAATTCAGTCCAGAGCAGAATTCTAGACTTTCCACAGCCAGCAGCAGACTACCTAGATTTCCGTAGTCGGTTGCTGAAGAACTTGGTTTGTTTGGAGAGCTGTACCCTACAGGAGCGAGCCCTCACCGGCACCATCAAAGTGTGTAACCTGGCCTACGAGAAGTTGGTTCATGTGCGAATCACTTTCGACACCTGGAAGAGCTTTCAGGATGTGGAATGCACATTTATGAATAATGTCTATGGTTGTCAGGATACAGACATATTCTCGTTTGGCATTGAACTGCCTGGTTATGTGCCCCCTCAGAATAAGGTTGAATTTTGCATTAGCTACAGAACTGGAGAGCAGACCTACTGGGACAACAACGATGGCAGAAACTATGGACTGGTTTCAACATCTTGGCAACAAAACAATACATGGAATTCCACAAACCAGGGAAGGAAACCCAATGAATCCCGAAAGTTAGGCAAGAAAACACAGGACAAGgaggtttttaaatgtaaaagtcctCTCCAATCCAATGTAATTTTCCCAAACTGGCAGAGTTGGGGGCACATTGCAACCAGTGGGCCCTATTGGTGA
- the LOC113117130 gene encoding fibroblast growth factor-binding protein 1-like — MGGQSLLFIFSLLFLILSFSEAKKKSKQPSDAVTGSESTAVNPSLGSGQLGTKDGHSCTWETLERGANILLQVSCTVPSEEGLGPHYTCQFAGKPQECSIYSTQSSQYWKQVVSKLKKRKNACEGEKVLKTRLCKKAPSASHMKLTERSREETTTHMSKGIPRKTEAPVRKEKEVQKEKEGEVKKEEDEGFGEVVNDGFSDMEPAVSYCGDGWHSVCNFFVKFFDG, encoded by the coding sequence ATGGGAGGGCAGAGTCTACTCTTCATCTTttccctcctcttcctcatcctgtcATTCTCTGAGGCAAAAAAGAAGTCCAAGCAGCCATCAGATGCAGTGACTGGATCAGAGAGTACGGCAGTAAATCCCTCGCTGGGGTCAGGTCAACTAGGCACTAAGGATGGGCACAGCTGCACCTGGGAGACGCTAGAGAGAGGAGCTAACATCCTGCTCCAGGTGAGTTGCACCGTCCCAAGTGAGGAGGGGCTCGGACCTCACTACACATGCCAGTTTGCAGGAAAACCTCAGGAATGCTCCATCTACAGCACTCAGTCCTCCCAGTACTGGAAACAGGTGGTGAGCAAACTGAAGAAACGAAAGAATGCTTGTGAGGGGGAGAAAGTCCTGAAAACACGCCTGTGTAAAAAAGCACCCAGTGCATCTCACATGAAACTCACGGAGAGAAGCAGAGAAGAGACCACCACACATATGAGCAAGGGAATACCACGGAAAACAGAGGCACCTGTGAGGAAAGAAAAAGAAGTACAGAAAGAGAAGGAAGGGGAGGTGAAGAAAGAAGAGGATGAGGGCTTCGGAGAAGTAGTGAATGATGGATTCTCAGACATGGAGCCCGCTGTGAGCTACTGCGGAGATGGATGGCATTCTGTCTGCAActtttttgtcaagttttttgatggttaa
- the LOC113117891 gene encoding D(1)-like dopamine receptor, with the protein MILEMENGTNHTQDRAHGAQEREDGDGQNSVRALLGFVLFLLIVSTLLGNTLVCAAVVKFRHLRSKVTNFFVISLAVSDLFVAVLVMPWEAISAVAGTWLFGRFCGIWIAFDIMCSTASILNLCIISVDRYWAIASPFRYERKMTHRVAFMMIGVAWTLSILISFIPVQLNWHMAEEDEDGAAGNGTDYSDNCKANLNRTYAISSSLISFYIPVIIMIATYTRIFRIAQTQIRRISSLERAAEHAQNHHQPNDCSNESSLKTTFKKETKVLKTLSIIMGVFVFCWLPFFVLNCMVPFCQCVSDTTFTIFVWFGWANSSLNPVIYAFNADFRKAFSSILGCNKIFPSTTVETVNFSNELVSYHHDTTLQKEAQPLVVQMPNPPEEPSLPFDKASVTSNMSRNHTNMLLPNIGLFECDGEISLDTITPFTSTGLMECEGIPGQIISE; encoded by the coding sequence ATGATTTTAGAGATGGAAAACGGCACAAACCACACGCAGGACCGCGCGCACGGAGCACAGGAGCGAGAGGATGGAGACGGACAGAACAGCGTGCGCGCACTGCTGGGTTTCgtgctcttcctcctcatcgtctcCACGCTGCTCGGAAACACGCTCGTGTGCGCCGCCGTGGTCAAATTCAGACACCTGCGCTCCAAAGTGACTAACTTTTTCGTAATTTCTCTGGCCGTTTCGGATCTCTTCGTAGCCGTCCTGGTGATGCCGTGGGAGGCGATATCCGCGGTGGCGGGCACTTGGCTCTTCGGCCGGTTTTGCGGCATCTGGATCGCCTTTGACATCATGTGCTCCACTGCGTCCATCCTCAACCTGTGCATCATCAGTGTGGACCGCTACTGGGCCATCGCGAGCCCGTTCCGCTACGAGCGCAAGATGACCCACCGGGTGGCTTTTATGATGATTGGAGTGGCGTGGACCCTGTCCATCCTCATCTCTTTTATCCCGGTCCAGCTCAACTGGCACATGGCTGAGGAAGATGAGGATGGCGCAGCGGGCAACGGCACCGATTACAGCGACAACTGCAAAGCCAACCTGAACCGGACGTATGCCATCTCATCTTCGCTGATAAGTTTCTACATCCCCGTGATTATCATGATCGCCACGTACACGAGGATATTTCGTATTGCGCAAACACAGATCCGCAGGATCTCCTCTTTGGAAAGGGCAGCGGAGCACGCGCAAAACCACCACCAGCCCAACGATTGCTCCAACGAGAGCTCGCTGAAAACCACTTTCAAGAAAGAGACCAAAGTTTTAAAAACACTCTCGATCATTATGGGGGTGTTTGTGTTCTGCTGGCTACCGTTTTTCGTGCTTAATTGCATGGTGCCCTTCTGCCAGTGCGTGAGTGACACTACCTTCACCATCTTCGTGTGGTTCGGATGGGCCAATTCCTCCCTCAATCCCGTCATTTACGCGTTTAACGCGGACTTCAGGAAGGCGTTCTCCTCGATTTTGGGTTGCAACAAAATTTTCCCCAGCACCACAGTGGAGACGGTGAATTTCAGTAACGAGCTGGTGTCGTATCATCACGACACGACGCTTCAGAAGGAGGCGCAACCGCTGGTCGTTCAGATGCCGAATCCTCCGGAGGAGCCGAGTCTCCCGTTCGATAAGGCATCGGTTACTTCGAACATGTCCCGGAATCACACAAACATGCTCTTACCAAACATCGGACTGTTTGAGTGCGACGGGGAGATTTCTCTGGACACTATCACGCCATTCACCTCCACGGGACTCATGGAGTGCGAGGGAATCCCAGGACAAATCATTAGTGAATGA